A region of the Ferroacidibacillus organovorans genome:
ACCAGCGTGCGAAAAGCCTCATCGCGGTCAGCGGTTGACGATTGAACGTCACCGATGCGCACATCATCAGATTCACTTGCTCTGCGTTGCCGCACGCGCTTGTGCGTACTCAACTCAAGCAGCTTGCGCAGTGCCTGATCTGTCGTTTTTTTTATATCGCGAAGCGTATCATTCTGTCCCACGCGCAGTGTGACCGTGAGATAGGCGCGCGCCGATGATTCGCGCTCAATCGAAAACATCGGAATCGCCAGAAGGACATCAGGCCAGCGTTCCCAGGGCGCTTCACGCTTTCGCGAAACGTCAAATGCCGTCCCGAGAAACGCCGTCGTGCGCGCCGCCCTTTCTGTGATGACATCCTGAAACAATCGCGCACTCGCATTCGACGCGCGATCAAAAGCGCGCGCGCCTGAATAGATCTCAAGCGCCGTCTCACCATACGTCGCGCGCTCAAGACCGTTTGGCCCGTCACTCCAGTACGTCGCAAATTGTGCATCTTGACGGCCCATATCAATGATGGCAGCCAATCTGCCCTCAAAAGTAAGGGGCACAGTCACAGAAATCATCACACTGTGCCCCTTGCGCTGCGCCTCAGACGCCCCTTTTTGCAAAAGAGGCTCAAGATGTGCATACACCTCTTCGACTGTGACGTGATGAAGGGTTAAAGCCATAACCGCATCTCCCTTTTTAACAACTTCCCGGCCGCGTTGCGCGGCAGACGATCCACGACGAGGAAATGTTTTGGAACCTTGTAGCCAGCCAGCCGCTCCCGGCAAAACGAAAGGAGCGCCGATTCATTATAGGCAGGATGAACTGCCAAAACGGCGACGGGAACCTGCCCATACCGCGCGTCGTCACGACCGATGACCGCTGCCTCAATGACAGACGGATGGGACAGGAGAACCGCTTCCACTTCGGCCGGGTATATATTCTCTCCTCCTGAAATGATCAGATCTTTACGCCGGTCAAGCACAAAGAGATATCCTTGTGAATCGAGATATCCGAGATCCCCTGTGTGAAACCAACCGTCCTCCGCGAGCGCGCTGCGCACCGTTTTTTCCTGCCAATACCCGGCGCAAACCGTCGGTCCCTTGATCTGAATCTCTCCAACCCCATTCGGCGGGCAGCACTCCCCATGCCCATCGACAATGCGCACATTCGTTCTCATCAGCGGTTGCCCCGCTGAACCTACGCGCGAGGAAACCTCCGCCGGGCGCAACGTCGCCACCTGCGAGTTTGCCTCCGTGAGACCATACGTCTGCACAACCGGGACGCCCCGCGCGATGCACCGCTCTAAAAGCGGCACAGGCGCAGGGCCCCCGCCTAGAAGCACAACGCGCAGCGCCGCAGGAAACGCGACCTCATCATCCATCATGCGCTGGAGTGTCGCCGCCACCACAGAGACCATCGTGATGTCTCCCCGCAAAAGCCGCGCGCGATGCGCCGCTTCATCAAAGCGATCTTGCAGAACCGCGGCCGTGCCATAGATGACGCTGCGCATGAGCACGGCCTGCCCGCCGACGTGAAACAGCGGCAAGGCAGTCAGCCAGCGATCGGTCGGGAGCATTCCGAGGCGCAACGCCGAGGCGACAGCGCTAGCGAAATGGTTGCCGTAGGTGAGAAGCGCACCCTTGGGACGTCCAGTCGTCCCCGAGGTGTAGATGATGCTCTGTACATGAGAAAGACAGACGGGCGCAGGTATAAACACGCGCGCCCCTTCTTCCATTTGAACTGTACAACGCCACGCGCGAACGTGTGCAAGCCGTTCACTGATCGCGACGCGCTGCGCCTCATGCGCCTCGTCACAAAGCAGTGTGCGCGCCTCGACATCGTCCACCTGCCACACCATCTCTTCTAATGAGAGGCGGGCGTTTATCAGCACAATCACCGCGCCAAGATAGCGCAGCGCGTGCAGCGTGATCGCAAAAAGCAGCCCGTGCGTCATGAGTACTGCGACGCGCTCTCCACGTGCGACGCCCCGTTCTTCCAAAAACGCCGCGCGCGAAGCGACGCGCGCGGCCAATTCGCGATAGGAGACTGGCTGATCCTCGTGCTCTATCGCGAGTATTTCCATATGGCGCAGCGCATAAAGCCAATCTTCGACCCACTCACCCACCACACTGTCTGCTAAAAACGCTTCTTTTTCGCAAATCCCCTGTTCACTCATGATGCATGCCGCCTATGGCAAACGTGGAAACTTCGAAAAATCTGGCTGGCGCTTCTCCAAGAATGCATTTTTCCCTTCGCGCGCCTCTTCCGTCATGTAAAACATCATTGTCGCGTCGCCCGCCATCTGCTGCAGCCCCGCCAATCCGTCCGTGTCCACGTTGAACGACGCTTTTAAAAAGCGGATTGCCATCGGTGATTTCTCAAGGATCTCCTGCGCCCACAAAACAGCTTCCTCTTGCAGTCTGTCCACGGGCACAACCTTGTTCACAAGCCCCATGTCGTACGCTTCGTGCGCATCGTATTGGCGGCATAGAAACCAGATCTCTTTCGCTCGCTTCATCCCGATCGTACGTGCGAGAATGCCTGTCCCATACCCCGCGTCAAAGCTCCCGACGCGCGGTCCCGTCTGCCCGAAGCGCGCATTCTCCGCCGCAATCGTCAAGTCACACACCAAGTGAAGCACATGACCGCCGCCGATCGCATAACCCGCCACCGCCGCGATCACCGCTTTTGGCAGCATGCGAATCTGCCGCTGCAAATCAAGCACGTTGAGGCGCGGAATCTCGTCATCCCCGACGTAGCCGCCGTGTCCGCGCACGCGCTGGTCACCGCCAGAGCAAAACGCAAGATCTCCTTCTCCCGTCAAAATGACAACGCCCACTTCACTGTCATCGCGCACGCGATTGAACGCATCAATCAGTTCACTCACCGTCTTCGGACGAAAAGCGTTTCGCACCTCCGGACGATTGATTGTAATCTTTGCGATTCCTGACGCCTTTTCATAGCGGATATCTTCATATTCATGAGCAGTTTCCCAATGCATTACACAGCACCCCTTTACCCGGATCACACCCCGCGACCCTGACTCGACTCACCGTGCAGACCAGCCAGTCTGTTCTTGCTCAAGTATAACAGACTCGCGAGTCTGTTATACGCACAATCGTGGAGTTTTTTTGAACTCCATTCATTGTCTTCGCCAAAACCGCCTTTTCACCGCTGCTAAATTTTGCTATGGTATGTCCCGAAGGAGGACGTCATTCTTGAATTCATTCCGAAACACCTTGTGGAATCTATTGCGGCCCAAAACGCTGACCGCGTCCGTCACACCTGTTCTCGTAGGAACTGGTGCAGCGCTTTTGCACCATCCGCTGCACACATCCCTTTTTCTCAGCATGCTCATCGCTTCCATGCTGATTCAGGCAGCGGCCAACATGGTCAACGAGTACTATGATTTTGTACGCGGTCTTGACTCAAAAGAGATGACCGGGATCGCCGGCGCGATCGTGCGCGACAACATGTCTCCCCGCACGGTGCTCATCATCACATGGGTGACCCTGACAATTGCGCTTTTGCTTGGCATCTACATCTGCGCCAGCACCTCGTGGTGGGTCGCTGTCTTTGGCGCCGCATCGATGCTTTTTATGTACCTCTACTCAGGCGGGCCAAAACCGATCTCCTCGACACCTTTTGGCGAGGTGACGGCAGGCGTGGCGATGGGACCCGTCATCATTCTGATCGCCTATTTCATTCAAGCCGGTCATTTGTCACCCGTCGCCTGGTGGGTGTCTGTCCCGGTTGGGCTGCTGATCGCGGCGATTCTCCTCGCCAACAACCTTCGCGATCTCGAGCACGACCGCCCCGGCGGCCGCAAAACACTGCCGATCCTGCTTGGAAAAACGCGCGCGGTCGCAGTGCTTGGCACTGCGTTTGCACTCTCCTATCTCATTCTCATCGCGCTCGTCCTCGCGCGCATGCTCCCGTCGTGGGCGCTGCTGTCACTCTTGAGTGCCCCTTTACCCGCACGAGTACCGCGTCAATTTCTCGCCGCAAAGACGCGCGATGAACTTCAAGCTTCGTTTGAGAATACGTCTAAAACACTTATCGCTTTTGGATTTCTTCTCTTTGTCGGCCTGCTCATCGCACGCATTACAACGCCGTGAGAAATGTGATTTTTATGGAATTCAATCGAACTTTCGCATACCCGTATGCACAAGCGTCAAATGGATATTTATATTTCGCAGGGAGTCTGGACGCAATTCAAGACTGTCAAGGAGCTTTTGTCTCGTATTTGGCGGCCAGAGGATCAAGGCGCCCCGGTAGACTTTTTGGGTAAAATTCAAAATGTCTACACGATGCTCAGCGCCCGTTCGAAACGTTCGACGGATATCTCTATCGATCACACGCTCAGCTATTTTGATGATTTCCTTTTCAGAGCGTCCCTGTCCTGCCTGCGCGAGATCCACAGGGCCGCTGATTTTCAAATCATAGGTCCAGTGATGCCTGCGTTGAATCGGATGAATCTCAACGTGAAAATGATGTGCATAAAGAATAACTTGTTCCGTTGAGCCCGCTGCCGGGGGCAAAAACAGCGGAATCCGCGTTCCACCGGTTCGCGCCCAGAATACCCCGAGCATATCGCGGTGCGACAGCCATCCCATGAATCTCTCGTGACGGAATATACCAACCGTTGGAAGCAATAATTCATCATAGGGCTTGTCCTTAGCGCTTGGCCAGTGAACGCCTCGTTGATGATTCAAGGCCATTTGAGGTAACATGGCGGATCCCACTGGTTCTCGCAAGTCTCTTATCCATTCATTCAATCGCAAGGAAGGCACCACGTATCCAAATTGTTGCACCCGTTTCGGATTCGAAACATAATAATAGAGTGGATTATTTTCTGTAGGCAGATTCGCAGTGAATAAATCTTCCATGCGGTCTTTTGTTCCATAAACCCATGACGTATACCGCACCTCCCGGTAGCGCGTAAGCGCTTTGATGACGTCTTCATAGGGGCCGCGCAGAATATTCTCGTGGAGAATCAGCAAAGAAAAATGGGACCAAGACACCCTTTTGGGACTGGATGGATAAATCGCATTGACCGCTTCAAGAAAACTCTTCCCTGTACCATACACCACCCAAAGCGCGCGTGCAGCCTCGCCATTTGATTTTGATTCGTCAATCCCCGATTTTGTCGGGTCGATGAGGCCGAGCCAAATTCGATAGCGACCGTGATCATAATCGACGCCCAGACTGTGTACATAAGTAATATTGTCCAGATCGGCAGAATCCCAACACCCTGTCAGCAAGAGAGATATAACCGCACAGGCAGCCAATTTCCACACAGCGTTCACTCGATGGGACATAAACTTCATCGACCCGAGCGTTTGCGCGTTTGAGATTGACCTGCACTTTTTTTACGCATGCGCGTCCACTTAACCCGAATGATATAATCTCTCCAATCCTCCCAAACAAATGGTGAAAAAGGCGCAAGATAGGATACTCCCATGGGATTTAAACTCGCCAGGTGCCCGATCAGGAGTATGGCGCCAATCAAAATGCCCACATATCCCATGAAACTGGCGAGAATCAACATGGCCATGCGAATGATCGTAATCACATTGGCCAATGTATAGTTTGGGACAACATAAGTACTTATCGCAGTGATTCCTACGACTGCTATCATTCCCGCGCTTGCAATGCCCGCTTTTACGGCGGCGTCTCCAACCACCACAGTGCCAAGAAGGCCAATCGTCTGGCCGGCTGCGCGCGGCAAACGCAACCCTGCCTCGCGAAAAAGTTCAAATAGTCCCAGCATAATGATCGCCTCAAGCGGTGTGGGGAAAGGGACGCCTTTATGCGCATTGATCAGGGATATTAAAAGAAACGCCGGGATCGTATCTTGATGGTATTCGGTAGCTGCGACGTATCCAGCAGGGAGAAACAGTGAAATAGATAATCCTATCATACGTAAAATACGAACAACTACTACAAACGGAAATCGATCATTGTAATCATCGGGCGCCTGTAAAAGCTGCATGAGTGTAACAGGTGCAATCAGCACAGTGGCAGACGTATCCTGTATCAATCCGATTCGCCCTTCCGATAAGATGGCAGCCAATTTTGAAGGACGCTCCGTGTAATCGAATTGGGGGAAAATCGTGAACTTGCGATCTTCAAGGAGTTCCTCCAAATGCGCGGACTCCGTCAATTCGTCTACCTGTATAGCATGCAATCGCGTCTGGATCGTGGAGACCAGTTCGGATGATGCTGTATCTTTCTGATAGACAAGCGCAACACGGGTGCGGGTCAGTGAACCGATCTCAAAAAATTTGCATGCGACATTTGATGTGGGCAATCTCATTCTCAATAATGCCAGATTTTGCATCACATCTTCCACAAAACCATCATGCGAACCACGAATTGCCGTCTCCATTGCCGGCTCTTCAATAGAGCGAGCAGGTTTTGCCACTTGTTCCACGACTAAGGCGCCAGCCCAACCATCCAAAAAAAAGACCCCCGTACCGTGAAACAGCAACGAGAGTACCGACTCCCACTGTTCATGGTACGTAACTTCAGGAATGCGTAGGCGTTTCACGACATCAACGAATTTCTCCTCCACACATTGTGCCAACAAGGGTTCTAATTCCCTGAAAAATGTCTTACCCAGTTGTTTCAGGTCCGTGGTTCCCTCCATATAGAAAAACAAGGAACGCCGCATTTTCCCCCCTACGTCCCACACCATGGATACGTCTTTAATATCCTCACAGTCGGAGAGAATGTCGTCACGCAACCACGTTTCATTCTCCTCTAGCGAAGGTGAAATGGGTCGGTGTGATTCACTCAAGTCGGATTCCTCCAGAAGGACGAGATCGCTGAAACCAAGAACCAATACCGAGCAATAGGAACGTTATAACTTCCATTCCGCCTTCGATCGAATAATACTGGCTGCGAAGCCACTCTTTCGTATGCACGTCGACAGGCAACAAGACAAGGATGGAGGCGATCGCAGCGATACCGATCATGTGGGGAACGTAGATTTTTTTATTTTTTATCACTTGACCTGTGATAAAGAGAAGAATCATAATACGTCCGGCAAGACCCACGGTCCATTGATAAAGTGCAAAATAATCCAGTCGCTCAATATATTCACCAAAGGTCAATAAACGCCATCCCCCAAACGCGGGAAATCGTAGATGGGAAGCCTCGTAGGGACCGTACTCCGCCAGGATGCCCATGACCAACCCTACTGCAATCATCGCGAGAACTCCCAATGTCCACATCCATGGAGCAAGGGACAACGCATTCTTGCCCTGGATAAAATGATAGAAGAACAAGATCATCAGGAACTCGCCCATAATTGGAAGCGGAAGCATGACGCCGCGAACGAATGGCGAGAGACCATGCTCCAACAGAGGAAAGAGTAAGCCGTACTGCTTCACAGGAATGGTTCCCACCGTATTCATCACGCCAAAAATTACGATAAAAGGTAATAAAAAGCCCACTGTAACAGCAATGGTTTTCAATCCGTGGCGGGCAATCCACACACAGGATGCGACCAAGGAAATTACCACAAGGGCAGGGGGAACTCCCGGCAAAAACACCACACCAATGAAGGATTCCCACGAGTCTAAGCTTTGCGCAAGCGAAATAACCACATAACTATCAGCAAGCGCGACCAGCAACGGCAATGTCCACGGCGGTATTCGTTCTATGGGCGACCGTGCGGGACACAGCCGCGCGACGTACCAGATCGCGAACCAAATTCCTATCGCAAGTGGAATGCACACAAGTTCAACCATCCATGCATCGCGCCCCACCGTTTTCAAAAGATAGGGCACCAATTCAACATGGATAGGCAATGCAAGCGAAATGATGACAAGCATGGACGCTTGCAAAATCGTGATCGATTCACTGTTTTTGCTTCCCATTCGCATATCCCCGTCGATTTTGCCAAGAATAACCTTCGCACGGAGAGAATGCCCCACAATCTCCGTTTTTATTCCAGGTTCAACTTCAACATGACATTGACGATGGGCGATTGCTTCGCGAAACATCCAACAAACGCATCACAATGTCGTGAGACGTAAACAAACCCAGCGGAAGATGACTCCGCTGGGTTTGTTTTCTCGATTTCACATTGCGGTGCAGATCACGCCTTGGCGCCTGCGCTCACCGACCAGTCGTGCGTCGCAGAGCCTTCCAGGAATTTTTCCACATCCATCGCCGCTTTGCAGCCAGATCCTGCCGCCGTGATCGCTTGGCGATAGTGTGAATCCATCACATCGCCGCACGCAAAGACTCCCTCCACGCTCGTTGCAGACGTGGCGCCGACCGTTTTGATGTACCCCACCTCGTCAAGCTCAAGCTGCCCCTTTAAAAATGCCGTATTCGGGTTGTGCCCAATCGCCACGAAAATCCCTTCCGCTGGCAGAACGCGCATTGCACCGGACGCGTTGTCCTTCACCTGCAGTCCCGTCACTTTTCCATCTGCCATCGCCACCGACTGTGGGGTCACGTTCATCACAAAGCGAATCTTGTCATTCGCGCGCGCGCGATCCTGCATGACCTTTGAAGCGCGCAGCGTATCCCTGCGGTGAACAATCGTTACCTCAGACGCAAACTTTGTGAGAAACGTCGCCTCCTCAAGCGCCGAATCGCCGCCGCCAACGACTATGATCGGTTTCTGGCGATAGAAAAAGCCGTCACACGTCGCGCACGTCGAGACCCCACGCCCCATCATGTCAGACTCATTCTCAATGCCGAGAAGTTTTGCCGACGCACCCGTCGAAATAATCAACGCATCTGCCTCATACTCGTCCGTTTCATCAACCGTCACATGAAACGGGCGCTTGCTTATATCAACATCCGTCACCCAACCCGAGACAAACGTTGCGCCAAACTTCTCCGCCTGCTTGCGCATGTTGTCCATCAGTTCCGGCCCCATGATCCCGTCCGGAAATCCCGGAAAGTTTTCAACCTCAGTCGTAAGTGTCAGTTGCCCACCCGGCTCGTTTCCCTCAACGACCAGAGGGTTCAAGTTTGCGCGTGAAGCATAGATCGCAGCTGTAAGTCCGGCTGGCCCCGTCCCCAAGATCATCACTTTTTGTTTCTTTTCCATCGCTCATTCTCCTCCCGCGCGGCGTCGCTGTGCACACGCTGATTACTGTGATCTACTATAGCGCAGAAAAAAGGCAAAAAAAAGCGCGCCGATCCCTAAATCAATTGTCCAGGGAGCGTGCGCTTTGCCGCATCGAGCGAAGACAAGATCGTTATGTTCAACTGTGTCGCCAAGTCAAGCGCATAGGGATTTACCTCTTTACCATTGGCGTCTTGAAAAACGCGGACAATCGGCCTGCCCGGTATGTTCTCGTGCAGTTCGACGACAACCGCGTGGCGGCCGTCACTCAAATGAACTTCAGAACCGATGGGAAACATCGCGACGCGCTTGCTAAACAGCGAGACAATCTTTAAATCAAATTCTGTGTCGGCCCGACTGTAGAGATACTCCATCGCCTCACTCGGCACCATTCCGCGTCGGTACGGGCGGTGCATAATCATCGCATCATACACATCCGCCACTGCGATGATCCGCCCAAACAGGTGAATCTCATCTCCGCGCAGCCCGCGCGGATATCCCTTTCCATTCAGCCGCTCGTGGTGCTGAAACGCACAATGTGCGACAAGATAAGAGAGTTCCGGCTGCTTCGCCAAAAAGTTGTGCCCTAACTCGGCATGCGTCTGCATGATCTTATACTCATCTGCGGTGAGCTTGTCCGGTTTATTAAGAACTTCCGAAGGAATAAAGATTTTTCCGATGTCGTGAAGCAAAGCGCCAAGACCAAGATCGAGCATCATACTGTCAGACAAAAACAGCGAGGCGCCGATGAGCAGTGAGTAAATGGCAACATTCATGGAGTGCACATACGTCACATTGTCATACCCAGCGAGTGACGCGAGATCTTCCTTGATAATCGTGGTGTGCTGAACCGTCTGGATCAGTTGCTTCACCTGTTCGCGCAGCGACTTTGCGAAGAGTTTGCTCGACATTGGGCGCTGCACGCTCAGGGTTTTCTGAATCTCGTCCCACTCGCTCGCCAGCGTCTGCTGCATCTGAAAGCGCAACTGCTCCGTGATGACCTGAGGAATCTCGATCCCTTCTGAAATCGCGTCTTCAATATATATGGAGGCATATCCAGTTTTGATTTTATCGATATAGCGATCCTTGAGCGAAATCCCTTTCTGTAGAAGGACGCGACCCTGTCCATCGTAGAGGCTTCGCGCGAGAACCATGCCGGGCCGTAGAAGCGCAGTCGAGATTTGACGCGGCACGCAGGGTTTACCTCCCGAAGATCCAACATATTATACTGTCCATACTATAGAGGCAAATCCCTCATGTTGTCTATCCTTATTTTTACACAGCCATCCCGTACGGGCATCAGTGTGAAAACGCATAAGGAGCGCGATAAATCCCAATCTCTGTGATGATCGCCGTGATCAGATCGCTTGGCGTCACGTCAAACGCAGGATTGTATGCCGCTACGCCAACTGGTGCGATCCGCGCGCCGCGGATGACAGTCAATTCATCCTCTGGCCGTGTCTCGATTGGAATTTCCGCACCCGTCGGTGTCCGCGGATCAATCGTCGACACGGGCGCCGCCACATAGAATGGAATCCCAAAATGGCGAGCCAAAATTGCCAATCCCATCGTCCCGATCTTGTTAGCCGTATCCCCGTTTGCCGCGATGCGATCCGCTCCGACAACGACTGCACGAGCCAAACCCTGCGCCATTACCGCAGCCGCCATGTTGTCGCAGATCACGGTGACGTCAACGCCCGCCTGCTGCAATTCCCACGCCGTCAAGCGCGAGCCCTGAAGATACGGTCGCGTCTCATCCGCATACACGCGCAGCGCCATCCCCCGCTCCTTGGCGAGATAGAATCCGGCAAGCGCAGTCCCGTAGCGACTCGTCGCAAGCCCCCCTGTGTTGCAGTGCGTCAAGACGCCCATGCCCTCTTCATAGAGCGTGAGCAGATGCTCTCCAATCTGCCGGCATGCCACTTCGTCCTCCGCCTGAAGCGCGAGCGCTTCTGCGCGAAGACCGCGCACGATTTCGTCCACACGAACCTCGCGCAATGCAAGCGTGTGAAACGTGTTCATCATGCGCGTCAGCGCAAAACTCAAATTCACCGCCGTCGGCCGCGAAGCGAGCAGCAGCGCATGAGCCTTTACAAGAACTTCTTCCAGTTTGTCAGCCGACTCCGAAATGTGGCGGCTCGCCTCGAGATAAAACCCAAACGCGCCAGCCAACGCAATTGCCGGCGCACCGCGCACCACCATCGCACGGATCGCCTCCGCCGTCTCGCGCGCGTCTTTCGCGTCCACGTAGACGAGTTTCTCAGGCAACTGCCGCTGATCAATCATCCTTACCTCCGCTTCCCTCAGTTCAACAGGCCGCACGTCATGCATGAAAAATCCCTCCGCATCATGATATCGAATCTCTATCATAACACGAAGGGAAGCGCTCAGTGCAGCGCAGTATCATCGCACTGCATCGCACCGCGTTATATGGCACAACGCGGTGCAGTCTGCCTAACCAAACTTGTACGTGATCCCGTGACCGCC
Encoded here:
- the menE gene encoding o-succinylbenzoate--CoA ligase, with protein sequence MSEQGICEKEAFLADSVVGEWVEDWLYALRHMEILAIEHEDQPVSYRELAARVASRAAFLEERGVARGERVAVLMTHGLLFAITLHALRYLGAVIVLINARLSLEEMVWQVDDVEARTLLCDEAHEAQRVAISERLAHVRAWRCTVQMEEGARVFIPAPVCLSHVQSIIYTSGTTGRPKGALLTYGNHFASAVASALRLGMLPTDRWLTALPLFHVGGQAVLMRSVIYGTAAVLQDRFDEAAHRARLLRGDITMVSVVAATLQRMMDDEVAFPAALRVVLLGGGPAPVPLLERCIARGVPVVQTYGLTEANSQVATLRPAEVSSRVGSAGQPLMRTNVRIVDGHGECCPPNGVGEIQIKGPTVCAGYWQEKTVRSALAEDGWFHTGDLGYLDSQGYLFVLDRRKDLIISGGENIYPAEVEAVLLSHPSVIEAAVIGRDDARYGQVPVAVLAVHPAYNESALLSFCRERLAGYKVPKHFLVVDRLPRNAAGKLLKREMRLWL
- the menB gene encoding 1,4-dihydroxy-2-naphthoyl-CoA synthase → MHWETAHEYEDIRYEKASGIAKITINRPEVRNAFRPKTVSELIDAFNRVRDDSEVGVVILTGEGDLAFCSGGDQRVRGHGGYVGDDEIPRLNVLDLQRQIRMLPKAVIAAVAGYAIGGGHVLHLVCDLTIAAENARFGQTGPRVGSFDAGYGTGILARTIGMKRAKEIWFLCRQYDAHEAYDMGLVNKVVPVDRLQEEAVLWAQEILEKSPMAIRFLKASFNVDTDGLAGLQQMAGDATMMFYMTEEAREGKNAFLEKRQPDFSKFPRLP
- a CDS encoding 1,4-dihydroxy-2-naphthoate polyprenyltransferase — its product is MNSFRNTLWNLLRPKTLTASVTPVLVGTGAALLHHPLHTSLFLSMLIASMLIQAAANMVNEYYDFVRGLDSKEMTGIAGAIVRDNMSPRTVLIITWVTLTIALLLGIYICASTSWWVAVFGAASMLFMYLYSGGPKPISSTPFGEVTAGVAMGPVIILIAYFIQAGHLSPVAWWVSVPVGLLIAAILLANNLRDLEHDRPGGRKTLPILLGKTRAVAVLGTAFALSYLILIALVLARMLPSWALLSLLSAPLPARVPRQFLAAKTRDELQASFENTSKTLIAFGFLLFVGLLIARITTP
- a CDS encoding Ger(x)C family spore germination protein; translation: MSHRVNAVWKLAACAVISLLLTGCWDSADLDNITYVHSLGVDYDHGRYRIWLGLIDPTKSGIDESKSNGEAARALWVVYGTGKSFLEAVNAIYPSSPKRVSWSHFSLLILHENILRGPYEDVIKALTRYREVRYTSWVYGTKDRMEDLFTANLPTENNPLYYYVSNPKRVQQFGYVVPSLRLNEWIRDLREPVGSAMLPQMALNHQRGVHWPSAKDKPYDELLLPTVGIFRHERFMGWLSHRDMLGVFWARTGGTRIPLFLPPAAGSTEQVILYAHHFHVEIHPIQRRHHWTYDLKISGPVDLAQAGQGRSEKEIIKIAERVIDRDIRRTFRTGAEHRVDILNFTQKVYRGALILWPPNTRQKLLDSLELRPDSLRNINIHLTLVHTGMRKFD
- a CDS encoding spore germination protein — protein: MSESHRPISPSLEENETWLRDDILSDCEDIKDVSMVWDVGGKMRRSLFFYMEGTTDLKQLGKTFFRELEPLLAQCVEEKFVDVVKRLRIPEVTYHEQWESVLSLLFHGTGVFFLDGWAGALVVEQVAKPARSIEEPAMETAIRGSHDGFVEDVMQNLALLRMRLPTSNVACKFFEIGSLTRTRVALVYQKDTASSELVSTIQTRLHAIQVDELTESAHLEELLEDRKFTIFPQFDYTERPSKLAAILSEGRIGLIQDTSATVLIAPVTLMQLLQAPDDYNDRFPFVVVVRILRMIGLSISLFLPAGYVAATEYHQDTIPAFLLISLINAHKGVPFPTPLEAIIMLGLFELFREAGLRLPRAAGQTIGLLGTVVVGDAAVKAGIASAGMIAVVGITAISTYVVPNYTLANVITIIRMAMLILASFMGYVGILIGAILLIGHLASLNPMGVSYLAPFSPFVWEDWRDYIIRVKWTRMRKKSAGQSQTRKRSGR
- a CDS encoding GerAB/ArcD/ProY family transporter, giving the protein MFREAIAHRQCHVEVEPGIKTEIVGHSLRAKVILGKIDGDMRMGSKNSESITILQASMLVIISLALPIHVELVPYLLKTVGRDAWMVELVCIPLAIGIWFAIWYVARLCPARSPIERIPPWTLPLLVALADSYVVISLAQSLDSWESFIGVVFLPGVPPALVVISLVASCVWIARHGLKTIAVTVGFLLPFIVIFGVMNTVGTIPVKQYGLLFPLLEHGLSPFVRGVMLPLPIMGEFLMILFFYHFIQGKNALSLAPWMWTLGVLAMIAVGLVMGILAEYGPYEASHLRFPAFGGWRLLTFGEYIERLDYFALYQWTVGLAGRIMILLFITGQVIKNKKIYVPHMIGIAAIASILVLLPVDVHTKEWLRSQYYSIEGGMEVITFLLLGIGSWFQRSRPSGGIRLE
- the trxB gene encoding thioredoxin-disulfide reductase; translated protein: MEKKQKVMILGTGPAGLTAAIYASRANLNPLVVEGNEPGGQLTLTTEVENFPGFPDGIMGPELMDNMRKQAEKFGATFVSGWVTDVDISKRPFHVTVDETDEYEADALIISTGASAKLLGIENESDMMGRGVSTCATCDGFFYRQKPIIVVGGGDSALEEATFLTKFASEVTIVHRRDTLRASKVMQDRARANDKIRFVMNVTPQSVAMADGKVTGLQVKDNASGAMRVLPAEGIFVAIGHNPNTAFLKGQLELDEVGYIKTVGATSATSVEGVFACGDVMDSHYRQAITAAGSGCKAAMDVEKFLEGSATHDWSVSAGAKA
- a CDS encoding HD-GYP domain-containing protein; this translates as MPRQISTALLRPGMVLARSLYDGQGRVLLQKGISLKDRYIDKIKTGYASIYIEDAISEGIEIPQVITEQLRFQMQQTLASEWDEIQKTLSVQRPMSSKLFAKSLREQVKQLIQTVQHTTIIKEDLASLAGYDNVTYVHSMNVAIYSLLIGASLFLSDSMMLDLGLGALLHDIGKIFIPSEVLNKPDKLTADEYKIMQTHAELGHNFLAKQPELSYLVAHCAFQHHERLNGKGYPRGLRGDEIHLFGRIIAVADVYDAMIMHRPYRRGMVPSEAMEYLYSRADTEFDLKIVSLFSKRVAMFPIGSEVHLSDGRHAVVVELHENIPGRPIVRVFQDANGKEVNPYALDLATQLNITILSSLDAAKRTLPGQLI
- the mtnA gene encoding S-methyl-5-thioribose-1-phosphate isomerase, producing the protein MHDVRPVELREAEVRMIDQRQLPEKLVYVDAKDARETAEAIRAMVVRGAPAIALAGAFGFYLEASRHISESADKLEEVLVKAHALLLASRPTAVNLSFALTRMMNTFHTLALREVRVDEIVRGLRAEALALQAEDEVACRQIGEHLLTLYEEGMGVLTHCNTGGLATSRYGTALAGFYLAKERGMALRVYADETRPYLQGSRLTAWELQQAGVDVTVICDNMAAAVMAQGLARAVVVGADRIAANGDTANKIGTMGLAILARHFGIPFYVAAPVSTIDPRTPTGAEIPIETRPEDELTVIRGARIAPVGVAAYNPAFDVTPSDLITAIITEIGIYRAPYAFSH